A genomic stretch from Triplophysa dalaica isolate WHDGS20190420 chromosome 4, ASM1584641v1, whole genome shotgun sequence includes:
- the slc30a5 gene encoding proton-coupled zinc antiporter SLC30A5: MDEKYSSNVISGGKLGRVEAPNARLTRYIVLLFFTKLLKAFGIFESYDLLKVVHIVQFLFILKLGCAVILIFFQKPFSSGKMIPKRQWIKILKHSVMSCVISLLGFFGLTLCGPLRTLLLFEHSDLVVISLLSVLFTSSGGGPSKTRGAAFFVIAVICLLLFDNDDLMAKMAEHPEGHHDSALTHALYTGIAFLGVADHKGGVVLLVLALCLKVAFNTASRKLSVEIGGAKRLYALSNLVSSVVLLPWVIVLSATTESKVESWSGLILPFFMIIFSVMILDFYVESICTTKLEAPRCARYGSMFLFLCGLLLANFWTHPLTDQLRVISKTVQQSSTEHVLSGGVLVSACFFIMADCVLSAPSSKGQKGTLVGYSPEGTPLYNFMGDALHHTSQSMPRFIKDSLKQILEEYDSRQIFYFLCLNLAFTFVELFYGVWTNSLGLISDGFHMLFDCSALVLGLFAALMTRWKATRIYSYGYGRVEILSGFINGLFLMVIAFFVFMESVTRLIDPPNINTDMLTPVSVGGLIVNLVGICAFSHAHSHGASKGSCSGHEHGHSQHGHAEHSHGGHGHSHGGHGHSHSHGHSHGSSGGGMNANMRGVFLHVLADTLGSVGVIISTILIRQFGWLIADPICSLFISTLIFLSVIPLIKDACEVLLLRTPPQQEKELNLALEKIQKIEGVLSYRDPHIWRHSASVIAGTIHLQLMSDVFEQRIIQQVSAVFKDAGVNNLTIQLEKEAYFQHMSGLSTGFHEVLTMTQQMESMKYYKDGTCIM, encoded by the exons ATGGATGAGAAATACAGCAGTAATGTCATCTCCGGTGGAAAACTGGGGCGAGTTGAGGCTCCAAATGCCag GCTGACCCGGTACATAGTGCTGCTCTTCTTTACCAAGCTGCTGAAGGCCTTTGGGATATTTGAGTCCTATGACCTTCTTAAAGTTGTGCACATTGTACAGTTTCTCTTTATACTGAAATTGGG GTGTGCCGTGATAttgattttctttcaaaagCCATTCTCATCAGGAAAAATGATACCTAAAAGACAG TGGATAAAAATCCTCAAACACTCGGTCATGAGCTGCGTCATTTCCCTGTTGGGGTTCTTCGGGTTGACGCTCTGTGGCCCACTCAG GACACTATTACTGTTCGAGCACAGTGACTTGGTGGTGATCTCGCTCCTCAGCGTTCTTTTCACTAGCTCTGGAGGGGGACCTTCTAAG ACAAGGGGTGCTGCTTTCTTCGTTATAGCTGTCATCTGCTTATTGCTGTTTGACAATGACGATCTCATGGCAAAGATGGCAGAGCACC CTGAAGGACACCATGACAGTGCTCTTACCCATGCGTTGTACACAGGAATTGCGTTTCTAGGAGTGGCGGACCACAAG GGTGGAGTGGTTCTCCTGGTTCTGGCTCTGTGCCTGAAGGTGGCCTTTAACACAGCATCTAGAAAACTATCAGTGGAGATAGGTGGTGCGAAGCGCCTTTATGCTCTGTCTAACCTGGTGTCCTCCGTAGTTTTGCTGCCTTGGGTCATAGTGCTGTCTGCAACCACTGAG AGTAAGGTGGAATCCTGGTCAGGCCTCATCTTGCCGTTCTTTATGATCATCTTCTCTGTGATGATACTTGACTTTTACGTGGAGTCCATCTGCACGACAAAGCTGGAAGCTCCACGCTGTGCCCGCTATGGCTCTATGTTCCTGTTCCTCTGTGGCCTGCTGCTGGCTAACTTCTGGACCCATCCATTAACTGACCAGCTCAGAGTTATAAGTAAAACAGTCCAGCAGAGTAGCACTGAGCATGTGCTGTCGGGTGGGGTGCTGGTTAGCGCTTGCTTCTTCATCATGG CCGACTGTGTGTTATCAGCCCCATCATCAAAGGGACAGAAAGGTACACTGGTGGGTTACTCTCCTGAAGGAACACCTCTTTATAACTTCATGGGAGACGCCCTCCACCACACATCTCAGTCTATGCCTCGCTTCATCAAAGACTCCCTTAAACAGATCCTGGAGGAGTATGACTCACGACAGATCTTCTACTTCCTCTGCCTTAACCTG GCCTTCACATTCGTAGAGCTCTTCTATGGTGTTTGGACCAATAGTCTGGGGCTGATCTCGGATGGTTTTCACATGCTGTTTGACTGCTCAGCTCTGGTGCTGGGACTTTTTGCTGCCCTCATGACCAGATGGAAGGCAACCAGGATATATTCCTATGG GTATGGTCGTGTGGAAATCCTCTCTGGATTTATCAATGGCCTGTTTCTCATGGTCAtagctttttttgtgttcatggaGTCAGTCACCAGACTTATCGATCCACCAAACATCAACACAGATATGTTGACG cCGGTGTCGGTCGGCGGACTCATCGTTAATCTGGTGGGTATTTGTGCTTTCAGCCATGCTCATTCTCATGGAGCCTCCAAAGGAAGCTGCTCTGGGCATGAGCACGGCCACTCTCAGCACGGGCATGCAGAACACAGCCACGGAGGCCATGGACACAGTCATGGAGGACATGGACACTCACATAGCCACGGCCATTCCCATGGATCTTCTGGAGGAGGAATGAATGCTAATATGAGAG GAGTGTTTCTTCATGTGCTTGCCGACACATTGGGCAGTGTTGGTGTGATTATATCCACAATTCTCATCAGGCAGTTCGGATGGCTGATCGCAGACCCCATTTGTTCTCTTTTCATTTCCACGCTAATTTTTCTCAGTGTCATTCCTCTTATAAAGGATGCTTGTGAGGTACTTCTGCTGAGAACTCCACCTCAGCAAGAAAAAGAGCTCAACCTTGCTCTTGAGAAG ATTCAGAAAATAGAAGGGGTTTTGTCCTACCGTGACCCACACATTTGGAGACATTCCGCCAGTGTCATTGCTGGGACAATTCATCTTCAACTCATGTCTGATGTGTTTGAACAGCGTATTATTCAACAG gTGTCAGCTGTGTTTAAAGATGCTGGTGTTAATAACCTGACTATTCAACTGGAAAAAGAGGCCTACTTTCAGCACATGTCTGGCCTTAGCACCGGATTCCACGAGGTTCTAACCATGACACAACAGATGGAGTCCATGAAATATTATAAAGATGGCACATGTATCATGTAA